The following proteins come from a genomic window of Varunaivibrio sulfuroxidans:
- a CDS encoding response regulator, protein MEREPHLLLVDDDPEIQRLLKKFLSQYGFRVTVAANGREMRKALDDWNIELVILDIMLPGEDGFALCREMRTHSKLPIIMLTAVSEETDRILGLELGADDYLSKPFNPRELLARVRAILRRVDDGGERTQQIHHETIHFADWTLNLGARELCDRDGVSIHLSSGEYALLVTFLNHAQRTLSREQLVDITRGQNSIPFDRSIDIQVSRLRKKIEPDSKSPKFIKTIRGAGYQFCAKVYFS, encoded by the coding sequence ATGGAACGCGAACCCCACCTTCTCCTCGTGGACGATGACCCCGAAATTCAACGGCTTCTGAAGAAGTTCCTATCCCAGTACGGTTTTCGCGTCACGGTCGCCGCTAATGGTCGGGAGATGCGCAAGGCCCTGGATGATTGGAACATCGAACTGGTCATTCTAGACATTATGTTGCCGGGCGAAGACGGTTTCGCCCTATGCCGAGAAATGCGTACCCACAGCAAGCTTCCCATCATCATGCTGACCGCGGTTAGCGAAGAGACGGACCGCATCTTAGGGCTCGAACTGGGCGCCGACGACTACCTTTCCAAGCCTTTCAACCCCCGCGAACTGCTGGCCCGCGTACGCGCCATCCTGCGCCGCGTCGATGACGGCGGCGAACGCACGCAACAGATCCATCATGAAACGATCCATTTCGCCGACTGGACCTTAAACCTGGGCGCGCGCGAGCTGTGCGACCGCGACGGCGTGTCCATTCATTTAAGCAGCGGGGAATATGCCCTCCTCGTGACCTTTCTCAATCATGCCCAACGTACCCTCAGCCGCGAACAACTCGTCGATATCACGCGGGGTCAGAACAGCATTCCCTTCGATCGCAGTATCGACATTCAGGTCAGCCGACTGCGCAAAAAGATCGAACCGGACAGCAAAAGTCCAAAATTCATCAAAACGATTCGTGGAGCGGGCTATCAGTTTTGCGCCAAGGTTTATTTTTCGTGA
- a CDS encoding sensor histidine kinase, whose amino-acid sequence MTGSPAIIRIRERLRAFKPKTLGGRIYALMIAGGLAIVGLCLIATLYAIDINSRLDRAHSLGLEMRAAMALAQEDIRRGRPVRDLQQEAFTRVGLKVQWRAQHDPGGFIFARPPQNLALPAGIYEPALPHGVRVHLRAGRLSDRQRAVLAQSPALGVYLGTLSREVARLGVDARIEVTLSDGSTLLFSAPDLWRDSMRPSEMFVILGVAVGLALIVLAGVTQRLAHPFTRLARTIAARNDDDHTPLDEHRGPIEARAMAAAYNALWARISKMMAERTRMLAAISHDLRTPGTRLRLRAEFIDDDEVRGEVLGDLDEMDALLNEALDFLSDNVHSETRKIVDFTSLLDAVCTDYADLGRPVSLDGPPPLTFRQVHTVFGGQSDAVAFDGKRNIRILCRPAGLRRAFVNLIENALKYGREARVAIDATADEIIVTVSDKGMGIPEDEWDNVFLPFYRVEGSRARATGGSGLGLAIVKSVIDAHDGRIILENKPEGGLTVTVRLPRRV is encoded by the coding sequence GTGACCGGATCGCCCGCCATCATACGCATCAGAGAACGGCTACGCGCTTTTAAGCCGAAAACCCTGGGTGGACGGATCTACGCCTTGATGATCGCCGGTGGTTTGGCCATTGTCGGGCTATGTCTGATCGCGACGCTTTATGCCATCGACATAAATTCCCGGCTCGACCGCGCCCATTCCCTGGGCCTTGAAATGCGCGCCGCCATGGCCTTGGCGCAGGAGGATATCCGCCGGGGACGCCCCGTGCGCGATTTACAACAAGAAGCCTTCACCCGAGTGGGGCTGAAGGTGCAGTGGCGCGCCCAACACGACCCGGGCGGCTTTATTTTCGCCCGTCCACCACAAAATCTCGCCCTTCCCGCCGGGATATACGAACCGGCGTTGCCCCACGGGGTACGCGTGCATCTTCGCGCGGGAAGATTGTCCGATCGTCAGCGCGCCGTACTGGCGCAATCTCCCGCCCTCGGCGTTTACCTGGGGACGTTGTCGCGCGAGGTCGCGCGCTTGGGCGTCGATGCACGCATCGAGGTGACGCTTTCCGACGGTTCCACGTTACTTTTCTCCGCTCCCGATTTATGGCGTGACAGCATGCGCCCGTCGGAAATGTTTGTCATTTTGGGCGTCGCCGTGGGTTTGGCTCTGATCGTTCTGGCCGGCGTCACCCAACGTCTCGCCCACCCATTCACTCGGCTGGCCCGCACCATCGCTGCGCGCAACGACGACGACCACACCCCCCTGGATGAACACCGCGGCCCCATCGAGGCCCGCGCCATGGCCGCCGCCTATAACGCCCTGTGGGCGCGGATTTCCAAAATGATGGCCGAACGCACGCGCATGCTGGCGGCGATTTCCCACGATTTGCGAACGCCCGGCACCCGCCTGCGGCTGCGCGCCGAATTTATCGACGACGACGAGGTGCGCGGCGAAGTTCTCGGCGACCTGGACGAGATGGATGCATTATTGAACGAGGCGCTCGATTTCCTTAGCGACAACGTTCATTCCGAAACACGCAAGATCGTCGATTTTACTTCGCTCCTAGACGCCGTCTGCACCGATTATGCCGATCTCGGCCGCCCGGTTTCGCTTGACGGCCCCCCGCCGCTGACATTTCGTCAGGTGCATACCGTGTTCGGCGGGCAGTCGGACGCCGTCGCCTTCGACGGCAAGCGCAACATCCGCATCCTGTGCCGCCCGGCGGGCTTGCGCCGGGCCTTCGTCAACCTGATCGAAAACGCGCTTAAATACGGCAGAGAGGCACGGGTCGCCATCGACGCCACCGCCGACGAGATCATCGTCACCGTCTCCGACAAGGGGATGGGCATCCCCGAAGACGAGTGGGATAATGTCTTCTTGCCCTTTTACCGCGTCGAAGGCTCACGCGCGCGGGCGACCGGCGGCAGCGGCCTGGGGTTGGCGATCGTCAAATCGGTGATCGACGCCCACGATGGGCGCATCATCTTGGAAAACAAGCCCGAAGGCGGACTAACGGTTACGGTGCGCCTGCCACGCAGGGTGTAA
- a CDS encoding VOC family protein, which produces MKVRGVLTRIFLEPSRLNETVSFYEDLLGEKCALRFEYPEKGLELARIGTFLLIAGSADRVRPFENTRVTFLVDSMEDFEKFFRNHEASGASILDTPKEVPSGVNMRVKHPDGLVAEYVELTASDRA; this is translated from the coding sequence ATGAAAGTACGCGGCGTTTTGACAAGAATATTCCTGGAGCCTTCGCGACTAAACGAAACCGTTTCTTTTTACGAAGACCTCCTTGGCGAAAAATGCGCACTACGCTTCGAATACCCGGAAAAGGGATTGGAACTGGCGCGCATTGGAACCTTTTTATTGATTGCGGGCTCCGCCGATCGGGTAAGACCCTTCGAAAACACGCGCGTGACCTTCCTTGTCGATTCGATGGAGGATTTTGAAAAATTTTTCCGCAATCACGAGGCGTCGGGAGCATCGATATTGGACACCCCGAAAGAGGTTCCCAGCGGCGTGAACATGCGCGTCAAACATCCCGATGGTTTGGTCGCCGAGTATGTCGAACTCACCGCCTCGGATCGCGCCTAA
- a CDS encoding ABC transporter ATP-binding protein, whose amino-acid sequence MASLTISDVKKSFGSVEILKNINIEIEDGEFLVLVGPSGCGKSTLLNLVAGLEELSDGAIQIGDRQVNDVAPKDRNIAMVFQSYALYPNMTVRKNITFGMEIRKIPANEREKAVHAVADLLQIEELLDRKPSQLSGGQRQRVAMGRALVRNPDVFLFDEPLSNLDAKLRVEMRTEIKKLHQRLGATIVYVTHDQIEAMTLATRIAVMKDGILQQFADPQTIYEEPANIFVAGFIGSPSMNFIPATVVQEGDRLGVSIAMKNGGAIFLPLVNAPERTGDWLGRDVVFGIRPESVTHYREADVKNSGHHFDFECAVDVLEPTGADTMTFFSLGGAEVVARVRPSHAVAPGQTMRFMIDMNKANLFDPESGARI is encoded by the coding sequence ATGGCCTCTTTGACCATTTCCGACGTCAAGAAAAGCTTCGGCTCGGTTGAAATTCTTAAAAACATCAACATCGAGATCGAAGACGGGGAATTCCTGGTTCTGGTCGGCCCGTCCGGGTGCGGCAAATCGACCCTGCTCAATCTGGTGGCGGGACTCGAAGAACTCAGCGATGGCGCTATCCAGATCGGCGATCGCCAGGTTAACGACGTCGCCCCGAAGGATCGCAACATCGCGATGGTGTTTCAATCGTATGCCCTGTACCCCAATATGACGGTGCGTAAAAATATCACCTTCGGGATGGAAATTCGTAAAATTCCCGCCAATGAGCGGGAAAAGGCGGTGCACGCCGTCGCCGATCTGCTGCAGATCGAAGAACTGCTCGACCGCAAGCCGTCGCAACTGTCCGGCGGCCAACGCCAACGCGTGGCGATGGGCCGCGCCCTGGTGCGCAATCCCGACGTTTTCCTGTTCGACGAGCCGCTGTCCAACCTGGACGCCAAGCTGCGGGTCGAGATGCGCACGGAAATCAAGAAACTGCACCAGCGTCTGGGGGCGACGATCGTCTACGTCACCCACGATCAGATCGAGGCGATGACTCTGGCGACCCGGATCGCCGTGATGAAGGACGGTATCTTGCAGCAGTTCGCCGATCCGCAGACGATCTACGAAGAACCGGCGAACATCTTCGTCGCCGGTTTTATCGGCTCGCCGTCGATGAACTTCATCCCCGCGACGGTAGTTCAGGAGGGCGACCGTCTGGGGGTCAGTATCGCGATGAAGAACGGCGGCGCGATTTTCCTGCCCCTAGTCAATGCGCCCGAACGTACGGGCGATTGGCTGGGGCGGGACGTCGTCTTCGGCATTCGACCCGAATCGGTGACCCATTACCGTGAGGCGGATGTGAAGAACAGCGGTCACCACTTCGATTTCGAATGTGCGGTCGATGTCTTGGAGCCCACCGGGGCGGACACCATGACCTTCTTTTCCCTGGGCGGGGCCGAAGTGGTCGCCCGGGTGCGCCCGTCCCACGCCGTGGCCCCCGGACAAACCATGCGTTTCATGATCGACATGAACAAGGCCAACCTGTTCGACCCCGAAAGCGGCGCGCGGATTTAA
- a CDS encoding carbohydrate ABC transporter permease yields MVEAAFPSSPSRLKSVLLRGLLYGVLILFALYYLAPLFVMVTTSVKSLSEIREGTLISLPRVVSLDAWSHAWDQACIGVNCHGVRPFFWNSVLIAVPGVVISTALGAINGYALTKWRFKGANVIFAMMLFGCFIPFQVIILPMARVLGIIGLSNSIPGLILVHVVYGLAFTTLFFRNYFVGIPGELVKAATIDGAGFFTIFWRIMVPIALPIIVVSVIWQFTQIWNDFLFGASFTSGASQPMTVALNNLVNTTTGVKRYNVDMAAAIMTGLPTLIVYIFAGKYFVRGLTAGSVKG; encoded by the coding sequence ATGGTTGAAGCGGCTTTTCCTTCAAGCCCATCAAGGCTCAAAAGCGTGCTGCTGCGCGGCCTGCTGTACGGCGTCCTCATCCTCTTCGCATTGTATTATCTGGCGCCGCTTTTCGTGATGGTGACGACGTCGGTCAAATCGCTCAGCGAAATTCGCGAGGGCACGCTGATCTCATTGCCCCGCGTGGTGTCTTTGGACGCCTGGAGTCACGCTTGGGATCAGGCGTGCATCGGCGTGAATTGTCACGGCGTGCGGCCCTTTTTCTGGAATTCGGTTTTGATCGCGGTGCCGGGAGTCGTGATATCGACCGCCCTGGGGGCGATTAACGGCTACGCCCTGACCAAATGGCGGTTTAAGGGGGCCAACGTCATCTTTGCGATGATGCTGTTCGGCTGCTTCATTCCTTTTCAGGTGATTATTCTGCCGATGGCCCGGGTGCTTGGGATCATCGGCCTGTCGAACTCGATACCGGGCTTGATTTTGGTTCACGTGGTCTATGGGCTGGCGTTCACCACCTTGTTTTTCCGCAATTATTTCGTCGGCATTCCCGGCGAATTGGTGAAGGCGGCGACCATCGACGGGGCGGGGTTTTTCACCATTTTTTGGCGCATCATGGTGCCGATCGCCCTGCCGATCATCGTCGTCAGCGTGATTTGGCAGTTCACCCAGATCTGGAACGATTTTCTATTCGGCGCATCGTTTACCTCGGGCGCGTCGCAGCCGATGACGGTGGCCTTGAACAACCTGGTCAACACCACGACCGGTGTCAAACGCTACAACGTCGATATGGCGGCGGCGATCATGACCGGTCTGCCGACGCTGATCGTTTACATTTTCGCCGGAAAATATTTTGTCCGCGGTTTGACCGCCGGTTCCGTGAAAGGATAA
- a CDS encoding carbohydrate ABC transporter permease — translation MTHPPSPPSPPSPSGVSALSPRHGRIPRRTIGARIQAHLSQLVVAPSFAVSLVFVYGFILWTAYISFTNSRMLPSYDWAGLRQYVRLWSMPRWYVSVENLFVFGGLFIGGCLLIGIVLAILLDQRIRAEGTLRTIFLYPMALSFIVTGTTWKWILNPGLGLEKTLHDIGFAGASFDWLINPKMAIYTVVIAGIWQSSGFVMALFLAALRGVDQDIIKAAHMDGASMTRIYMGIILPSIRPVFLSAIVILAHLAVKSFDLVIALTGGGPGYATDLPATFMYTMTFNRNEMGLGAASAMMMLATVMAIIVPYLYSELRGGTKNG, via the coding sequence GTGACGCATCCGCCGTCCCCCCCATCGCCCCCTTCGCCATCCGGCGTATCGGCGCTCTCGCCCCGGCACGGACGAATTCCCCGGCGCACCATCGGCGCGCGCATTCAGGCGCATTTATCGCAATTGGTCGTGGCGCCGTCCTTCGCCGTATCGTTGGTTTTCGTCTATGGTTTCATCCTGTGGACGGCGTATATTTCGTTCACCAACTCGCGCATGTTGCCCAGTTACGACTGGGCCGGGTTGCGCCAATACGTCCGCCTGTGGAGTATGCCGCGCTGGTACGTCTCGGTGGAAAATCTCTTTGTTTTCGGTGGGTTGTTTATCGGCGGGTGCCTGTTGATCGGGATCGTCCTCGCGATCTTGCTCGATCAGCGCATTCGCGCCGAGGGCACTTTGCGCACGATTTTCCTGTATCCCATGGCGCTCTCGTTCATCGTCACCGGCACCACTTGGAAATGGATTTTGAACCCCGGCTTAGGCTTGGAGAAGACCCTGCACGATATCGGTTTCGCGGGAGCCTCCTTCGATTGGTTGATTAATCCGAAAATGGCCATCTATACGGTGGTGATCGCCGGAATTTGGCAGTCGTCGGGTTTTGTCATGGCGTTGTTCCTGGCGGCGCTGCGCGGCGTCGATCAGGACATCATCAAGGCCGCCCACATGGACGGCGCCTCGATGACGCGTATTTATATGGGCATTATTTTACCTTCGATCCGCCCCGTATTCCTCAGCGCGATCGTGATCCTGGCCCATCTTGCGGTAAAAAGCTTCGATCTGGTGATCGCCTTAACGGGCGGGGGGCCGGGCTATGCCACCGACCTTCCGGCGACCTTCATGTACACCATGACCTTCAATCGCAACGAAATGGGATTGGGCGCCGCCAGCGCGATGATGATGCTGGCCACCGTGATGGCGATCATCGTGCCGTATCTATATTCCGAACTGAGGGGGGGGACGAAAAATGGTTGA
- a CDS encoding ABC transporter substrate-binding protein gives MGFKRTLLAAGAAVGILAGGATGALAGQPTVEVLHWWTSGGEAKALKALKDDFTAHGGKWIDSPVAGGGGSAAMTVLRARVLAGDPPTAVQLKGPAIQEWAAQGVVANLDDVAKKEGWDKVIPPMLQKIVKYKGDYVAVPVNIHRVNWIWANPKLLAEVGAKIPTTWAEFNTVADKLKAKGITPLAHGGQPWQDATIFETVVMGIGGADFYRKALVELDDNALKSDTMIKVFDQMRKIRGDVDADFSGREWNLATNMVMNGKAAMQIMGDWAKGEFLAAGKVPGKDFLCAPTPTKGGAFILNSDSLVMFKVKGKDKIEGQKLLAKLILGKKFQETFNLYKGSIPARLDVPMGKFDSCALKSLADLKSAMKNNTLVPSMAHGIALPGNLSGAIIDVVTAHFNSNMSSKEAVKRLAEAVDLAKS, from the coding sequence ATGGGTTTCAAACGGACATTGCTTGCGGCCGGTGCGGCCGTGGGGATTTTGGCGGGCGGCGCCACCGGCGCGCTCGCCGGGCAACCGACGGTCGAGGTTCTGCATTGGTGGACGTCGGGCGGCGAGGCGAAGGCCCTCAAGGCGTTGAAGGACGATTTTACCGCCCATGGCGGTAAATGGATCGACAGCCCCGTCGCCGGGGGTGGCGGGTCTGCAGCGATGACCGTGCTGCGCGCCCGGGTTCTGGCGGGCGATCCGCCGACCGCGGTGCAGCTGAAAGGACCGGCGATCCAGGAATGGGCGGCCCAGGGCGTGGTCGCCAACCTCGACGATGTCGCCAAAAAAGAAGGCTGGGACAAAGTGATCCCGCCGATGTTGCAAAAAATTGTCAAGTACAAGGGCGATTATGTCGCCGTTCCGGTGAACATTCATCGCGTGAACTGGATTTGGGCGAACCCCAAGTTGCTCGCCGAGGTCGGCGCGAAAATTCCGACCACGTGGGCCGAGTTCAACACCGTCGCCGACAAGCTGAAGGCCAAGGGCATCACGCCGCTGGCCCATGGCGGCCAGCCCTGGCAAGACGCCACCATCTTCGAAACCGTGGTGATGGGGATCGGTGGGGCCGATTTTTACCGCAAGGCCTTGGTTGAGCTGGACGACAACGCCTTGAAAAGCGACACCATGATCAAGGTGTTCGACCAGATGCGTAAAATTCGCGGCGACGTCGATGCCGATTTCTCGGGACGCGAGTGGAATCTGGCGACCAACATGGTGATGAACGGCAAGGCCGCGATGCAGATCATGGGCGATTGGGCGAAGGGTGAATTTTTGGCCGCGGGTAAGGTTCCGGGCAAGGATTTCCTGTGCGCGCCGACGCCGACCAAGGGCGGCGCCTTTATCCTCAACAGCGACAGTCTGGTGATGTTCAAAGTCAAGGGCAAGGACAAGATCGAAGGTCAGAAGTTGCTGGCGAAGCTGATCTTGGGCAAGAAATTCCAGGAGACCTTCAATCTGTACAAGGGGTCGATCCCGGCGCGCCTCGATGTGCCGATGGGGAAATTCGACAGCTGCGCGTTGAAATCCCTGGCCGACCTCAAGTCCGCTATGAAGAACAATACGTTGGTGCCGTCGATGGCCCACGGGATTGCGTTGCCGGGTAATCTTTCCGGTGCGATCATCGATGTCGTCACGGCGCATTTCAATTCCAACATGTCGTCGAAAGAGGCGGTCAAACGCCTTGCCGAGGCCGTCGATCTGGCTAAAAGCTAA
- a CDS encoding ABC transporter substrate-binding protein, translating to MGFKRTLLAAGAAAGILAGGATGALADQPTVEVLHYWTSGGEAKALKALKDDFVAHGGKWIDSPVAGGGGSAAMTVLRARVLAGDPPTAVQLKGPAIQEWAAQGVVANLDDVAKKEGWDKVIPPMLQKLVKYDGHYVAVPVNIHRVNWIWANPKLLAEVGAKIPTTWAEFNTVADKLKAKGITPLAHGGQPWQDAILFENVVLGIGGADFYRKALVELDDNALKSDTMIKVFDQMRKIRGDVDADFSGRDWNLATNMVMNGKAAMQIMGDWAKGEFLAAGKVPGKDFLCAPTPTKGGAFDLNSDSMMMFKVKGKDKIEGQKLLAKLILGKKFQETFNLYKGSIPARLDVPMGKFDSCALKSLADLKSAMKKGAVVPSMAVNMALPGNLTGAITDVVAAHFNSNMSSKEAVKRLVAALDLARS from the coding sequence ATGGGTTTCAAACGGACATTGCTTGCGGCCGGTGCGGCCGCGGGGATTTTGGCGGGCGGCGCCACCGGCGCGCTCGCCGATCAGCCGACCGTCGAAGTTTTGCACTATTGGACCTCGGGCGGTGAGGCGAAGGCCCTCAAGGCGTTGAAGGACGATTTCGTCGCCCATGGTGGTAAATGGATCGACAGCCCCGTCGCCGGGGGTGGCGGGTCTGCAGCGATGACCGTGCTGCGCGCCCGGGTTCTGGCGGGCGATCCGCCGACCGCGGTGCAGCTGAAGGGACCGGCGATCCAGGAATGGGCGGCCCAGGGCGTGGTCGCCAACCTCGACGACGTCGCCAAAAAAGAAGGCTGGGACAAAGTGATCCCGCCCATGCTTCAAAAACTCGTCAAATATGACGGGCACTACGTTGCCGTTCCGGTGAACATCCATCGCGTGAACTGGATTTGGGCGAACCCCAAGTTGCTCGCCGAGGTCGGCGCGAAAATTCCGACCACGTGGGCCGAGTTCAACACCGTCGCCGACAAGTTGAAGGCCAAGGGCATCACGCCGCTGGCCCATGGCGGACAGCCCTGGCAAGACGCCATTCTTTTCGAGAACGTGGTGCTGGGGATCGGTGGCGCGGACTTTTACCGCAAGGCCTTGGTTGAGCTGGACGACAACGCCTTGAAAAGCGACACCATGATCAAGGTGTTCGACCAAATGCGTAAAATTCGCGGCGACGTCGATGCCGATTTCTCGGGACGCGACTGGAATCTGGCGACCAACATGGTGATGAACGGCAAGGCCGCGATGCAGATCATGGGCGATTGGGCGAAGGGTGAATTTTTGGCCGCGGGTAAGGTTCCGGGCAAGGATTTCCTGTGCGCGCCGACGCCGACAAAGGGCGGCGCCTTCGATTTGAATAGCGACAGCATGATGATGTTCAAGGTCAAGGGCAAGGACAAGATCGAGGGCCAGAAGTTGCTGGCGAAGCTGATCTTGGGCAAGAAATTCCAGGAGACCTTCAATCTGTACAAGGGGTCGATTCCGGCGCGCCTCGACGTGCCGATGGGGAAATTCGACAGCTGCGCGTTGAAATCCCTGGCCGATCTGAAATCGGCGATGAAAAAGGGCGCCGTGGTGCCCTCGATGGCGGTCAACATGGCGTTGCCGGGTAATCTGACCGGGGCGATTACCGATGTCGTCGCCGCGCATTTCAATTCCAACATGTCGTCGAAAGAGGCGGTCAAACGTCTCGTCGCCGCACTTGATCTGGCCAGAAGCTGA
- a CDS encoding oxidoreductase produces MNIDLSDRVIIITGSSGGIGWAIAREVHASGARVVLHGTREEALREKVRELDADETSKRADWVSADLADPEAPARIIAKAVDTFGRLDGLVNNAGIFPRNNLTSITVDDFEHIFAVNARAPLFLCQGAAARFRAQKSPGSIVNIGSINAHCGQSDILAYSMSKGALQTMTRNLGDALGAEGIRVNQLNVGWTYTDTEHKVQLAEGRPENWLEQVPKVFAPSGSILRPEQIAPHAVFWLSDASWPINGQVYEVEQYPVIGRNKINEG; encoded by the coding sequence GTGAACATAGACTTATCGGACCGCGTCATCATCATAACGGGATCGTCCGGTGGAATCGGTTGGGCGATCGCCCGCGAGGTTCATGCCAGCGGGGCGCGGGTCGTTCTTCATGGTACGCGCGAGGAAGCCTTGCGCGAGAAGGTTCGCGAACTGGACGCCGACGAAACGAGCAAACGGGCGGACTGGGTTTCCGCCGATCTGGCCGACCCCGAGGCGCCGGCGCGGATTATCGCCAAGGCCGTTGACACCTTTGGCCGATTGGATGGGCTGGTTAACAACGCCGGAATTTTTCCACGCAACAATCTGACCTCCATCACCGTCGATGATTTCGAGCATATTTTCGCCGTCAACGCCCGCGCTCCATTGTTCCTATGTCAAGGCGCGGCGGCCCGGTTCCGCGCACAGAAATCGCCGGGGTCGATTGTCAACATCGGCTCCATCAACGCCCACTGCGGACAAAGCGACATCCTCGCCTATTCGATGTCCAAGGGCGCGCTGCAAACAATGACCCGCAACCTCGGCGACGCCCTGGGCGCGGAGGGTATCCGCGTCAACCAATTGAACGTCGGGTGGACCTACACCGACACCGAACACAAGGTGCAACTGGCCGAGGGCCGCCCGGAAAACTGGCTGGAACAGGTGCCGAAAGTATTCGCCCCGTCCGGCTCTATCCTGCGTCCCGAACAGATCGCACCCCATGCGGTGTTCTGGCTGTCCGACGCATCGTGGCCGATCAACGGCCAAGTCTACGAGGTCGAGCAGTACCCCGTTATCGGCCGCAACAAAATCAACGAGGGATAA
- a CDS encoding IlvD/Edd family dehydratase: MTKRDPARLRSRQWFDDPKDPGMTALYLERYLNFGLTREELQSGRPIIAIAQSGSDLSPCNRHHIDLAQRVREGIRDAGGIPLEFPVHPIQETGRRPTAALDRNLATLGLIEILHGYPIDGVVLTTGCDKTTPSQIMAAATVDIPAIVLSGGPMLNGRYHGRCVGSGTVIWEARQQLAEGIIDTDAFMDMAASSAPSIGHCNTMGTALSMNCLAEGLGMSLPGCASIPAPYRERGQISYLTGKRIVEMVWEDLRPSQILTAEAFHNAITLCSAIGGSTNAPVHINAIARHAGVDISMNTWQDVGQKIPLIVNCQPTGEYLSEEFHHAGGVPAVMAELLKAGFAKPAARTVNGRTAGENYADSFTEDRRVIRACAAPLIENAGLMVLSGNLFDSAVMKISAVGDDFRARYLSDPDDPNAFEGVAVVFDGPEDYHARINDPDLAVDARSILVIRGCGTVGYPGSAEVVNMLPPDRLVKAGLTELPTIGDGRQSGTSYAPSILNASPEAAAGGGLAKLRTGDRIRIDLNTRRADALVAPEIWDKREPNVFVPPSQTPWQAVYRDSVGQLDDGGVMTTKFGFATVGPRPPRHSH, encoded by the coding sequence ATGACCAAGCGCGACCCCGCCCGACTCCGCAGCCGTCAATGGTTCGACGACCCCAAAGATCCGGGGATGACGGCGCTCTATCTGGAACGCTACCTCAATTTCGGGCTGACCCGCGAGGAACTGCAATCGGGACGGCCGATCATCGCCATCGCCCAATCGGGATCCGACCTGTCGCCGTGCAACCGCCACCATATCGACCTCGCCCAGCGGGTCCGCGAAGGCATCCGCGACGCCGGCGGCATCCCGCTTGAATTTCCCGTTCACCCGATCCAGGAAACCGGGCGACGGCCCACCGCGGCGCTGGACCGCAACCTCGCGACCCTGGGACTGATCGAAATTTTACACGGCTATCCGATCGACGGCGTGGTGCTGACCACCGGGTGCGACAAAACCACGCCGTCGCAGATCATGGCCGCCGCCACGGTGGATATTCCGGCGATCGTGCTGTCCGGCGGGCCGATGCTCAACGGGCGCTACCATGGTCGTTGCGTCGGTTCGGGCACGGTGATCTGGGAAGCCCGTCAGCAACTGGCCGAAGGGATCATCGACACCGACGCCTTCATGGACATGGCCGCCTCCTCGGCGCCGTCGATCGGTCACTGCAACACCATGGGCACCGCGCTCAGCATGAATTGTCTGGCCGAGGGCCTGGGCATGAGCCTGCCCGGCTGCGCCTCCATCCCCGCGCCCTACCGTGAACGCGGCCAGATTTCGTACCTCACCGGCAAACGCATCGTCGAAATGGTGTGGGAAGATTTGCGCCCGTCGCAAATTTTGACCGCGGAGGCCTTTCACAACGCCATCACCCTGTGTTCGGCGATCGGTGGATCGACCAACGCGCCGGTCCACATCAACGCCATCGCGCGGCACGCCGGCGTCGATATTTCAATGAACACTTGGCAGGACGTCGGGCAAAAAATCCCCCTGATCGTCAACTGCCAGCCCACCGGCGAATATCTGAGCGAGGAGTTTCACCATGCCGGGGGTGTGCCCGCCGTGATGGCCGAACTGCTGAAGGCCGGTTTCGCCAAACCCGCCGCGCGCACCGTCAACGGGCGGACGGCGGGGGAAAACTACGCCGACAGCTTCACCGAGGATCGCCGCGTGATTCGCGCCTGCGCCGCCCCCCTGATCGAAAATGCCGGGTTGATGGTGCTGTCGGGCAATCTGTTCGATAGCGCGGTGATGAAAATATCGGCGGTGGGCGATGACTTCCGCGCCCGTTACTTGTCCGATCCCGACGATCCGAACGCCTTCGAGGGCGTCGCCGTGGTCTTCGACGGGCCGGAGGATTACCACGCCCGCATCAACGATCCCGACCTTGCCGTCGATGCACGGTCGATTTTGGTCATCCGTGGCTGCGGCACGGTGGGCTACCCCGGCTCCGCCGAGGTGGTCAACATGCTCCCCCCCGACCGCCTGGTCAAAGCGGGCTTGACGGAGCTTCCGACGATCGGCGACGGACGTCAATCGGGCACCTCCTATGCGCCGTCGATCCTCAACGCCAGCCCGGAGGCCGCCGCGGGCGGCGGCCTCGCCAAGCTGCGCACCGGCGATCGTATCCGCATCGACTTGAACACCCGGCGCGCCGACGCCCTGGTCGCCCCGGAGATTTGGGACAAGCGCGAACCCAACGTCTTCGTGCCGCCGTCGCAAACCCCATGGCAAGCGGTTTATCGCGATAGCGTCGGCCAACTTGACGACGGCGGCGTGATGACGACAAAATTCGGTTTCGCCACGGTCGGTCCCCGCCCACCGCGCCATTCGCACTGA